The proteins below are encoded in one region of Neisseria bacilliformis:
- a CDS encoding ABC-F family ATPase, translating to MISTNGITMQFGAKPLFENVSVKFGEGNRYGLIGANGSGKSTFMKILGGDLEQTAGEVAIEHGVRLGKLRQDQFAYEDMRVLDVVLMGHTEMWAAMTERDAIYANPEASEDDYMKAADLEAKFAEYDGYTAEARAAELLSGVGIEESLHNATMSEVAPGFKLRVLLAQALFSKPDVLLLDEPTNNLDINTIRWLEGVLNQYDSTMIIISHDRHFLNEVCTHMADLDYNTITIYPGNYDDYMLASAQSRERALKDNAKAKEKLQELQEFVARFSANKSKARQATSRLKQADKIKAEMVEVKPSTRQNPYIRFEADEKAKLHRQAVEVENLAKSFDKKLFEKLGFILEAGQRLAIIGPNGAGKSTLLKLLAGAYNAEYAEGLSPDAGSIKWAEKASVGYYPQDHEADFDCDMDLSEWMRQWGQEGDDEQVIRGTLGRLLFGSNDVVKQVKVLSGGEKGRMLYGKLLLLKPNVLVMDEPTNHMDMESIESLNMALEKYNGTLIFVSHDRQFVSSLATQIIELDGNGGYEHYLGDYESYLEKKGV from the coding sequence ATGATTTCCACCAACGGCATCACCATGCAGTTTGGCGCCAAGCCGCTGTTTGAAAACGTATCCGTCAAATTCGGCGAAGGCAACCGCTACGGCCTGATCGGCGCCAACGGCTCGGGCAAGTCCACTTTTATGAAAATCCTCGGCGGCGATTTGGAGCAGACCGCAGGCGAAGTCGCCATCGAACACGGCGTGCGCTTGGGCAAGCTGCGCCAAGACCAGTTTGCCTATGAAGACATGCGCGTATTGGATGTCGTATTGATGGGGCACACCGAAATGTGGGCGGCAATGACCGAGCGCGACGCGATTTACGCCAATCCCGAAGCCAGCGAAGACGACTACATGAAAGCCGCCGACTTGGAAGCCAAGTTTGCCGAATACGACGGCTACACCGCCGAAGCCCGTGCTGCCGAGCTTTTGAGCGGCGTCGGCATTGAAGAGAGCCTGCACAACGCCACCATGAGCGAAGTCGCCCCCGGCTTCAAACTGCGCGTATTGCTCGCCCAAGCCCTGTTTTCCAAGCCCGACGTGCTGCTCTTGGACGAGCCGACCAACAACTTGGACATCAACACCATCCGCTGGCTGGAAGGCGTGCTCAACCAATACGACAGCACCATGATCATCATCAGCCACGACCGCCACTTCTTAAACGAAGTCTGCACCCACATGGCGGACTTGGACTACAACACCATCACCATCTACCCCGGCAACTACGACGACTACATGCTCGCCAGCGCGCAATCGCGCGAGCGCGCCCTAAAAGACAACGCCAAAGCCAAAGAAAAACTGCAAGAACTGCAAGAGTTTGTCGCCCGCTTCTCCGCCAACAAATCCAAAGCCCGCCAGGCCACCAGCCGCTTGAAACAGGCGGACAAAATCAAAGCCGAAATGGTGGAAGTCAAACCCTCCACCCGCCAAAACCCCTACATCCGCTTTGAAGCCGACGAAAAAGCCAAGCTGCACCGCCAAGCGGTTGAAGTGGAAAACCTTGCCAAATCGTTTGACAAAAAATTGTTTGAAAAACTGGGCTTTATTTTGGAAGCCGGCCAGCGTCTCGCCATCATCGGCCCCAACGGCGCGGGCAAATCCACCCTGCTCAAACTGTTGGCAGGCGCATACAACGCCGAATATGCCGAAGGTCTGTCGCCCGATGCAGGCAGCATCAAATGGGCGGAAAAAGCCAGCGTCGGCTACTACCCGCAAGACCACGAAGCCGACTTTGACTGCGACATGGATTTGAGCGAATGGATGCGCCAATGGGGACAGGAAGGCGACGACGAACAAGTCATCCGCGGCACGCTCGGACGTTTGCTGTTCGGCAGCAACGACGTGGTCAAACAAGTGAAAGTATTATCCGGCGGCGAAAAAGGCCGCATGCTCTACGGCAAACTGCTGCTGTTGAAACCCAACGTCTTGGTGATGGACGAACCCACCAACCACATGGACATGGAAAGCATCGAATCGCTCAACATGGCGCTGGAAAAATACAACGGCACACTGATTTTCGTCTCCCACGACCGCCAGTTCGTCTCCTCGCTCGCCACCCAAATCATCGAATTGGACGGCAACGGCGGGTATGAGCATTATCTGGGGGATTATGAGAGCTATTTGGAGAAGAAAGGGGTTTGA
- a CDS encoding glycosyltransferase family 2 protein: MTQTTQEISLVFINWNSADLLLRAAATFERLRMSYRVIVADNGSADDSCAQIRACLPEAELVEIGYNSGFAAAANAGLARVRTRCALVLNTDIEFQNDVATLLTDALRQLDAALACPELRREDGSLQAAVVPEPTLLTELTNRSIARRLLNYQKDAPCLVNSIVGPCMALDLDKLRHLGLGTDGRFFDERFFFFFEETDFCRRIIQAGGRIAYQPQAHLLHLQGESANKRPVAARVQFQDSRYKYFAKHYGAAAVALLFAGTLLRTLANALAQSLMALLPVKKRRKYADKAYVYWALVLWHLLLCRPKWGFDQRA; the protein is encoded by the coding sequence ATGACACAAACAACGCAAGAAATCTCGCTGGTGTTTATTAACTGGAATTCGGCCGACCTGCTGCTGCGCGCGGCGGCCACGTTCGAGCGGCTGCGCATGTCCTACCGCGTCATCGTTGCCGACAACGGCTCCGCCGACGACTCCTGCGCGCAAATCCGCGCCTGCCTGCCCGAGGCCGAGCTGGTCGAAATCGGTTATAACTCCGGCTTTGCCGCCGCCGCCAACGCCGGACTCGCACGCGTGCGGACACGCTGCGCGCTGGTGCTCAACACCGACATCGAGTTCCAAAACGACGTGGCCACCCTGCTCACCGACGCGCTGCGGCAGCTCGACGCCGCGCTTGCCTGCCCCGAGCTGCGCCGCGAAGACGGCAGCTTGCAGGCCGCCGTCGTGCCCGAACCGACCCTGCTCACCGAACTCACCAACCGCAGCATCGCGCGGCGGCTGCTGAACTACCAAAAAGACGCGCCCTGCCTCGTCAACAGCATCGTCGGCCCCTGCATGGCACTGGATTTGGACAAACTGCGCCATCTGGGCTTGGGCACGGACGGCAGATTTTTCGACGAACGCTTTTTCTTCTTCTTCGAGGAAACCGATTTCTGCCGCCGCATCATCCAAGCGGGCGGGCGCATCGCCTACCAGCCGCAGGCGCACCTGCTGCACTTGCAGGGCGAGAGCGCGAACAAACGGCCGGTGGCGGCGCGGGTGCAGTTCCAAGACTCGCGCTACAAATACTTCGCCAAACACTACGGCGCGGCCGCCGTCGCCCTCCTGTTCGCCGGCACCCTGCTGCGCACGCTGGCAAACGCCCTCGCGCAAAGCCTGATGGCACTGCTGCCCGTGAAAAAACGGCGCAAATACGCCGACAAGGCCTATGTCTATTGGGCACTGGTGCTGTGGCACCTGCTGCTGTGCCGCCCCAAATGGGGCTTCGACCAAAGGGCGTGA
- a CDS encoding ABC transporter six-transmembrane domain-containing protein has protein sequence MSALRNLKTIARNNKRRLLGTFALVAAENLLLLVYPVFGGFAINGVLAGNLPQALLYAFVVLVIWLVGAARRAADTRTFTRIYAEMVVPVIVSQRAEGEETSAVSARVALSRELVDFFENHLPTLITAAVSMAGAVLMLLIIEPWPGVAALAVMAVFALLVPRFAATNDRLYFRLSNRLEHDVGQIERARRRHLNRHYGLISRLRIRISNREAAGYLLIGLALCALFGFTFAWLTLAGRRDPGHIYAVVSYLWSFAMSIDDAPHLPEEFYKIKYIGKRVHVEDA, from the coding sequence ATGTCCGCGCTTCGCAATCTGAAAACCATCGCCCGCAACAACAAACGCCGCCTGCTGGGCACCTTCGCGCTGGTGGCCGCCGAAAACCTGCTGCTGCTGGTTTATCCCGTGTTCGGCGGCTTCGCCATCAACGGCGTGCTCGCGGGCAACCTGCCGCAAGCCCTGCTTTACGCCTTCGTCGTGCTGGTTATCTGGCTGGTGGGCGCGGCGCGGCGGGCAGCCGACACCCGCACCTTCACCCGCATCTACGCCGAAATGGTCGTGCCCGTTATCGTCAGCCAGCGTGCGGAGGGCGAGGAAACTTCCGCCGTGTCCGCCCGCGTCGCCCTCTCGCGCGAGCTGGTCGATTTTTTTGAAAACCACCTGCCCACGCTGATTACGGCGGCCGTGTCGATGGCGGGTGCGGTGCTGATGCTGCTGATTATCGAGCCGTGGCCGGGTGTCGCCGCGCTGGCCGTCATGGCCGTTTTCGCCCTGCTGGTGCCGCGCTTTGCCGCCACCAACGACCGCCTCTATTTCCGCCTCAGCAACCGCCTGGAACACGACGTCGGCCAAATCGAACGCGCCCGCCGCCGCCATCTGAACCGCCACTACGGCCTGATCAGCCGCCTGCGCATCCGCATTTCCAACCGCGAAGCCGCCGGCTACCTGCTCATCGGCCTTGCCCTGTGCGCCCTGTTCGGCTTCACCTTCGCCTGGCTCACCCTCGCCGGCCGCCGCGACCCCGGGCACATCTATGCCGTGGTCAGTTACCTGTGGTCGTTTGCCATGAGCATAGACGACGCGCCGCATCTGCCGGAAGAGTTTTACAAAATCAAATACATCGGCAAACGCGTACACGTGGAAGACGCATGA
- a CDS encoding DUF456 domain-containing protein → MTPTILLVLLGLAALALGLFGTVYPALPGLILMFAGTWLLGYADGYQTIGGGTIAAVGVLAAAGTAMDYVAGMLGAKFTGASRQALWGSFFGGIAGAFFGIPGLLLGPLLGAAAGEFLALRDALRAGKVGLGAFVGFIVGTAAKIGCAAAILLTLLGVWLYSLF, encoded by the coding sequence CCATCCTCCTCGTCCTCCTCGGCCTGGCCGCCCTCGCCCTCGGCCTGTTCGGCACGGTGTATCCCGCCCTGCCCGGCCTGATTTTAATGTTTGCCGGCACTTGGCTTTTGGGCTATGCCGACGGCTACCAAACCATAGGCGGCGGCACGATTGCCGCCGTGGGCGTGCTCGCCGCCGCAGGCACGGCGATGGACTATGTGGCCGGAATGCTCGGCGCGAAGTTCACCGGCGCAAGCAGGCAGGCTTTGTGGGGCTCGTTTTTCGGCGGCATCGCCGGCGCGTTTTTCGGCATCCCCGGCCTGCTGCTCGGCCCGCTGCTCGGCGCGGCGGCCGGCGAATTCCTCGCCCTGCGCGACGCCCTGCGCGCGGGCAAGGTCGGCCTGGGCGCGTTTGTCGGCTTCATCGTCGGCACGGCCGCCAAAATCGGCTGCGCCGCCGCCATTTTGCTCACCCTGCTGGGCGTGTGGCTGTACAGCCTGTTTTGA